The Aquabacterium sp. A3 genomic interval CATTCGCCCAAAAACCTGGCCTCGGCCCTGGTGGTGGAGGCCGGCGAGCTGCTGGAGCCCTTCCAGTGGATGAGCGAGGACGAGAGCCGCCGGCTCAGCGATGAACAACGCGAGGCGGTGGCCCTGGAAATGGCCGATGTGCTCTTGTACCTGGTGCAGCTGTCGAACGCCGCGGGCGTGGACCTGCTGGACGCCGCCCAACGCAAGATGCGCATCAACGCGCAGCGCTACCCGGTGGACAAGGCGCGCGGGCGCAGTGACAAGCACGATCGGCTCTGAGCGCCCGGCGTGACGCCGCGCTGTCGCCGGTGCGGCCCGCCTCAGGGCCCCGCCGCCCGGGGGATCGGGCTACAGTGAGGTCATGCGCTGGTTGAACAAACTGCCCGGATTCACCCGCTCGGCCTCGGGCCTGGAGTGGGCTGTGTGGCGCCGCCTGCCCCTGATCACCGTGGTGGGCTCGGTGTTGCCGCTGGGGGTGGGGGCGCTGTGTGCCCTGTGGTGGCCCGAGGCACCCTGGCGGCCCGATGGCAGCTGGGAGCCCGGGTTCTTGCGCCTGGGCTTTGCGCTCATGGGTGTGGTGGTGCTGCACTGGACGCTGGTGCTGACCGTGGCCATCGGCTGCGCCATCGTCATGCTGATGAAGGGCCCGGCCTATGTGGCCGACCCCTACGAGCTGCCCGACAGCGATCGGCCCGCCGCCCGGCGCTGAATCACAAGGCCCCGAACACCTTCTTGAGGATGGCGCTGCCGGTGCCCACCGGGTCTTGCCGGATCTTGCGTTCCTCGTCGCCAATGATGGTGTACAGGCCGTCCAGCGTCTTGCCCGTGACGTAGCCCTCGATCTTGGTGTCTTCGGCCTTGATCAGGCCAAAGCGCGCGGCCCGGTCGGCCACCTTGTTGTACTTGCGGGCCAGATCCACCTTCTCGGTGGCTTTCGTCACGATGGGCAAAAAGCGCGTGCCCAGGGGCTCGCGTGTCTTGCTGGCGAAGAAGTCGGTGACGGAGTGCTCGCCCCCGCTGAGGATGTTCTTGGCGTCGTTCACGCTCATGGTCTTGACCGCATTGACCAGCAGGTCGCGGCCCATGGGCACGGCCTGCTCGGCCGCCCGGTTCATGCCGGTGACCAGCTCATCCACCCGCTGGCCCTGACCCAGGCGGCGCAGCATCTGGCCGGCGTCTTCCAGGTAGCCCGGCAAGGGGATGCGCACCTTGGCGTTGTCCAGAAACCCGCCCTCTTTGCCCAGCAGGGCCACGGCGGCCTGGGCGCCCTGCTCGAGCGCGGCCTTCAGGCCGGCGGTGGCATCGCGGTTGCTGAGGTCGGACAGCGACAGGGCCCAGGCCCGGCGGTGAGCGGCCAGCACCAGCAGGCCCAGGCTGAGGTGGCGGGTGACGGTGCGGCGTTGCATGGTGCGGGCTCCTGAGGGTGTGGTGGACACCTGCAGTCTGCCACGGGGCGCCGCCTCAGCGCACGAGGGTGATGTCCACTCGCCGGGCTTCGTCGGGGCGGTCGCCGCCCAGCAGCTCCACCGGCTTGGCCAGCTGGATGCGCTCGGCGGGCACGCCCTGGCTGATCAGCGCGGCGCGCACGGCGATGGCGCGTTGCTTGGACACTTCGGCGTTGACCTGGGCCGATCCGCTGGCATCGTGGTAGCCCGACAGCACCAGGCTGCCGCCGGCGGATTGCACGGTGGCGGCCACGTCGGTGATGGCCACGAGTGCGCTGTCGTTGAGTGTGGCCAGGCCCACGTCGAAGTACACCGGGGTGACGCCTTGCACGTCGCCGTTGAAGGCCTCCGAGGGCGGGGCCGGCTCGAAGGTGGTCGCTTCCTGGGCCGCCTGGTTCTGGCGTGCCAGGTGCTCATGGCCCTGGCCGATGCCCTGGCCCACCACGGCCACGGCAGCGATGCCGGCGGCCAGGCCGCTGATCCACAGGCCGATGCGCGTGTGGCGGTCTTGGTTGTCGCTCATGGGTAGGTCTCCTGGGGTGCGTGGCCCCAGAGCTTAGCAGCGCCTCAGCCCACGGCCGCCCCCAAGGCCAGGGGGCTCGGCAGGCGGAGCTGCACGGTCAAAGCACCAGCGCGCTCACGTGGCGCCGGCGGGCCGCCGGGTACGCGTTGGGCGAGCGCAGCACCGGCACAGGCAGTTGCCAGTGGTCGGCCAGTTGCTGCAGCACGCGGCGCTCTTCGTCGGCCACGTGCGCATCGGCGTCGATGGCCGCCCCGCACAGCTGCAACACGATGAGGCGCAGCCCCGGGTCGGTCACGTCGGCCATGGATGCCAGCAGGGCCTGTTGGGCATCCTGGCGCTGGCTCACCTGGCGCAGCACCTCTTCAAAGCCACCCGGTGGCAGGCCCAGGCGCCCGTCCACGTCCAGTTGCCGAAGCCGGTTCAGTTCGGACGGACTGACCTGGCCGTCGGCCAGCAGGCTCAGGGCCAGGATGCGGGCGGCGGCTTCGGGGCTGTTGCAGGCGGGGTTGCGCATGGGGTGAATGTCACCGTGGGGAGTTGAAACGGTGCCCAGGTTACGCGGCCCAGATCTGAAAGAAAATCAGAAATTGGGGCGACCATGTTTCGGTTTTCACGCAGTGTCGTGCGGCGCCGGGGGCGCCACGTTATGCTGCCGGTTGCCAACCGAAGGATCTGCACCATGTTCAAAGCCATCCTCATCCGC includes:
- a CDS encoding OmpA family protein: MSDNQDRHTRIGLWISGLAAGIAAVAVVGQGIGQGHEHLARQNQAAQEATTFEPAPPSEAFNGDVQGVTPVYFDVGLATLNDSALVAITDVAATVQSAGGSLVLSGYHDASGSAQVNAEVSKQRAIAVRAALISQGVPAERIQLAKPVELLGGDRPDEARRVDITLVR
- a CDS encoding nucleotide pyrophosphohydrolase, with amino-acid sequence MSKPSDHMDPPVLSDSLAELSRQLVAFAAERDWGRFHSPKNLASALVVEAGELLEPFQWMSEDESRRLSDEQREAVALEMADVLLYLVQLSNAAGVDLLDAAQRKMRINAQRYPVDKARGRSDKHDRL
- a CDS encoding DUF4197 domain-containing protein — encoded protein: MQRRTVTRHLSLGLLVLAAHRRAWALSLSDLSNRDATAGLKAALEQGAQAAVALLGKEGGFLDNAKVRIPLPGYLEDAGQMLRRLGQGQRVDELVTGMNRAAEQAVPMGRDLLVNAVKTMSVNDAKNILSGGEHSVTDFFASKTREPLGTRFLPIVTKATEKVDLARKYNKVADRAARFGLIKAEDTKIEGYVTGKTLDGLYTIIGDEERKIRQDPVGTGSAILKKVFGAL
- a CDS encoding tellurite resistance TerB family protein, whose translation is MRNPACNSPEAAARILALSLLADGQVSPSELNRLRQLDVDGRLGLPPGGFEEVLRQVSQRQDAQQALLASMADVTDPGLRLIVLQLCGAAIDADAHVADEERRVLQQLADHWQLPVPVLRSPNAYPAARRRHVSALVL